One genomic segment of Thunnus albacares chromosome 18, fThuAlb1.1, whole genome shotgun sequence includes these proteins:
- the ankrd34ba gene encoding ankyrin repeat domain-containing protein 34B, translating to MEGEGCNPGVAMDSGNPLLKAVFLRRLRLTRLLLEGGAYINESDSQGQTPLMVACRTQHTDAQSASRVKLVQFLLEKGADPNIQDKEGRSALMHACREQASPEVVSLLLDSGADIGLEDQSGTSALVYAVMAGDWKVLKLLMDTCKAKGKEVIIITTDKFPCGKLQAKQYLSMPPLGPLDQTDKMTSAAPASPSEIQLITSPQYTSSSSLCPPQPVFSFKEAQSCGVSSHPCSPSRFREFSQAAANRLQQPLLRLNSEPWLKIPASLLTQHPHAASDNRQTEDFSLRIPKPDADNNTHSKADNFKWYEARLGRDKGVEGNGKIECANHRGQKISLPGLLSSHSASHPNLHSETLGTDSVTSSSSLSGGKNLGTPLHSMASSSLNSIIQRRKLGTDIYGSDPQLAAGIPNLPEESQHQKARDLTEGKKLAPLRCSSTLGSRESLSTSGPTRRLLSGLERRGSGAFLLDHNSQTRPRSLPPLTLNSSNAPIINVYNLSSSGGSGFHEKESGLKTFLPTAPPGHPKEMTRRMLLRRHSMQTEQFKTTA from the coding sequence atggagggagagggcTGTAATCCTGGGGTAGCCATGGATTCAGGTAACCCCTTGCTAAAAGCGGTCTTCCTCCGTCGCCTGCGACTGACGCGGCTGCTCCTGGAGGGAGGGGCTTACATCAACGAGAGCGATAGCCAAGGCCAGACACCCCTGATGGTGGCCTGCAGGACCCAGCATACCGACGCCCAGAGTGCCAGCCGGGTCAAACTCGTCCAGTTTCTTCTCGAGAAAGGAGCGGACCCGAACATCCAGGATAAGGAGGGTCGCTCCGCGCTGATGCACGCCTGCCGGGAGCAAGCCAGCCCCGAGGTGGTGTCTCTACTCCTGGATAGCGGAGCGGACATCGGCCTGGAGGATCAGTCTGGGACGTCAGCGCTGGTCTACGCAGTCATGGCTGGAGACTGGAAGGTTCTGAAGCTTTTGATGGACACATGCAAGGCCAAGGGGAAGGAGGTGATCATCATAACGACTGACAAGTTCCCATGTGGGAAACTGCAAGCCAAACAGTACCTCAGCATGCCTCCCCTCGGTCCTCTTGATCAAACGGACAAAATGACATCAGCAGCTCCTGCATCTCCCTCTGAAATTCAGCTCATCACCTCCCCCCAgtacacctcctcctcctccttatgTCCCCCACAGCCGGTCTTCTCTTTTAAAGAAGCCCAGTCCTGCGGCGTAAGCTCCCATCCATGTTCACCTTCACGATTTCGAGAGTTCAGCCAAGCGGCAGCGAACAGACTGCAGCAGCCCCTCCTGAGGTTGAACTCTGAGCCGTGGCTAAAGATCCCGGCTTCCCTGCTCACCCAGCATCCTCATGCAGCCTCAGATAACCGCCAAACCGAGGACTTCTCTCTCAGAATTCCCAAACCGGATGCGGACAACAACACACATTCAAAAGCTGACAACTTCAAATGGTATGAAGCAAGATTGGGACGCGATAAAGGAGTAGAAGGAAATGGAAAGATTGAATGTGCCAACCACAGGGGACAAAAGATATCCTTACCAGGTCTCCTATCGTCCCACTCGGCCTCCCATCCTAATCTTCATTCTGAAACCCTTGGAACAGATTCAgtcacctcctcttcctccctttctGGTGGCAAGAACCTCGGCACTCCGCTTCATAGCATGGCCTCGTCGAGCCTTAATAGCATCATCCAGAGGCGTAAACTGGGTACGGACATCTACGGCTCTGACCCCCAGCTAGCTGCAGGGATCCCAAATCTCCCTGAGGAGTCCCAGCACCAGAAAGCAAGAGACCTAACAGAGGGCAAGAAGCTGGCCCCCTTACGCTGCTCTAGCACGCTGGGCTCCAGGGAGTCGCTGTCAACATCGGGCCCGACCAGGAGATTGCTCTCTGGGCTCGAGCGCAGAGGGTCTGGTGCCTTCTTGTTAGACCACAACTCCCAGACCAGGCCTAGATCTCTGCCGCCTCTGACCCTCAACTCCTCCAACGCTCCCATCATCAACGTTTACAACCTCAGCTCCAGTGGTGGAAGCGGTTTCCATGAGAAGGAGTCTGGTCTAAAAACTTTCCTTCCCACCGCTCCTCCCGGGCACCCGAAAGAGATGAcgaggaggatgctgctgagGAGACACTCGATGCAGACCGAACAGTTCAAAACAACGGCTTGA